A window of Cellulomonas sp. SLBN-39 genomic DNA:
GCGACCACCCCTCGGGCCCGAGCACCACGGGCACGCCGAGCACGCCGTGCGCGGGTGCACCGCCGACGGTCGCCTCGCCGTCGAGCACCACCTGCCCGGCGACGACGATGTCGCGGCCGTCGAGGATCGTGTCGAGCAGGTCGATCGTGGCCGACGCGGTGCCGGTGGCGGTCTTCGCGCCCGACTGGTGCGTCATGAAGGGCCGCATGACGACGCGCAGGTCCGGCGGCCACGAGTCGATCAGCGCGAACGCCTCACCGATGTCCTGCGAGGCGACGGCGATGAGCTCGGCCTTGGCCGCGGCGATCTCGTCGGGGAACGTGCTCAGCGTGCGGGGTCCGCGCAGGCGGGCGACGGCCCGCTCCCGCTCGGCGACGTCGAGGCCGCCGATCCGCACCGTCGACCACAGGGGCACCGCGTCCTCGCCGTGCTGCCCGCCCACGAACCCGCCGACGCGGTGCCGCCGGACCCCCAGCTGCACGGCCAGCTCGCGGCGGAACCGCAGCGTGTCCAGCCACGCCCCCATGCCGATGACCCGGTGCCGGCCCAGCCGCTCGGCCATGATCGCGACCGCCAGCTCGACCGGGTTGGACACCACGACGACGACCTCGCTGCCGGACCCGTGCTCGGCGAGCGCGTCCGCGTAGGCGCGGAAGACGGCCGCGTTGTCGGCGGCCAGGCCCGCCCGGCTCGGCGGCAGCCCGTCGTTGCGGGGCGTCACGGTGCGGCCCGCGGCCACCACGACGACGTCGGCGACGACGTCCGCAGGGTCGAGCGCGACGTCGAGCATCGGGGCGTGCTCGTCGTAGGCGTCGATCAGGTCGACCCGCAGGCCGTGCACCGCACGCCCCGACGCACCGCCCGGCCGCCCGACGAGCTGGAGCCGCGACGTCGTCGGCAGCAGCTGCCGCTCCACGAGCTGCGTGCACACCTGTCGTCCGACGTCACCCGTCGCCCCCAGCACCGCCACGTCCATCCTGTGAGACTACGGACGGCACGTGTCGTGCACGTTGCACGTCCCGCCGACCGGGTGCCGGCCACCCACGGACTGGGACGTGGGTCGTCTCAGGAACCTGCGGGTGCCCGTCCGGCGTCGAGCGCCCGGGCGACGAGCCGGGCGTTGCGCAGCGCCCGCTCCCGCAGACGGTCCAGCTCGTACGGCGTCCACGTGACGCGCGCGGGGGCGCGGGGGAAGTACTGCGGCAGGACGGCCGCGGTGAGCATCGCGTGCAGGCGGTCGGACATCCGTCCCCGGTCGCCGAGCGGCAGGGCGAGGGTCGTCGCGACGTCGGCCGCCAGGTTCCAGACGTCGAGCAGCGCAGCGGCCGGCGGCGGTGCACCCACCTGTGCCACCCAGCGGCGGGTGGCGTCGACGTCGACGGGCTCCGCGACCTCGGGCCGGGCGTCCTCGGCGCGGCCCGACCGCGCGTGCACCCATGCCGCGCACGCCTGCACCGTCGGCCAGACGAGCAGCGCGCCGTCGTGGACGAGCAGCGCGTCCGACCCGTCGGCGGAGGACTCCGTCCAGACCACCCGCAGGTGCCCGTCGACGAGCACGGACGACGGCCCGCCCCACGCACCGAGGCGCAGCGACCGCCCGTCGGGCGTCGTCACGTCAGGCCGGGCCAGGCGTCTCGGCGGGACCGGCGGGCTCGTCCTCGGGCACCGGGCGCGGCGGCGTCAGAGGCGGGAACATCGACCCGACGACGTACCCGCCGCCGATCGCGAAGGCGACGGGCACCCAGCGCGGGTGGTCGAGCAGCAGGATCATCGGGGTGATCCCGACAAAGTTGCAGGCGATCCGGGACCACGTGCCGTAGCGCAGCACCACGAAGCGCGACGCGTGCCCGAAGGCCAGCGCGACGAGCGCCGCCACGGCGACCGCGAGGAAGAGTTCCACGCGGGGACCCTAGCGGCCCGCGACGGCCCGCCGGCCGGGACCGGCCCCAGCGGCACCCGATCGGGCGACGGCGTCAGAAGTCGAAGATGTCCTCGAGCCAGGAGTCCTTCTTCTTGCGCTTGCGGCCGTCGTAGCCGTACCGGGGGTCGCGCGGATCACGGCGGCGGTCGTCGTACCGGGGGTCGTAGCCGGTGGCGCGCGGGTCGGGCGCCGGGTAGACGGGGCGCGGGTCGGGAGTCCCGTACACCGGGCGGGGGTCGGGGGCCGCGGCGCCGGGGACGGCGCGGGGGTCCATGCCGCCGACGGGCGTGGTGGCGGCGCGGTCGAGGATCTTGTCGAGCTCGCCGCGGTCGAGCCAGATGCCGCGGCACACGGGGCAGTAGTCGATCTCGACGCCCTGGCGCTCGGACATCACGAGCTGGGCCTGGTCCACCGGGCACTGCATGGGGTGCTCCCTCCGTCGTCTGCGACGAACCTACGCGATCAGGCAGGTCAGGCGGGCCGTCCAGGCAGGGTGCGCTGCCAGGCCACGATGCGGTCGACGGCCTCGGCGACGACCTCGGGGGCCGACGCG
This region includes:
- a CDS encoding zf-TFIIB domain-containing protein — protein: MQCPVDQAQLVMSERQGVEIDYCPVCRGIWLDRGELDKILDRAATTPVGGMDPRAVPGAAAPDPRPVYGTPDPRPVYPAPDPRATGYDPRYDDRRRDPRDPRYGYDGRKRKKKDSWLEDIFDF
- a CDS encoding lactate dehydrogenase, encoding MDVAVLGATGDVGRQVCTQLVERQLLPTTSRLQLVGRPGGASGRAVHGLRVDLIDAYDEHAPMLDVALDPADVVADVVVVAAGRTVTPRNDGLPPSRAGLAADNAAVFRAYADALAEHGSGSEVVVVVSNPVELAVAIMAERLGRHRVIGMGAWLDTLRFRRELAVQLGVRRHRVGGFVGGQHGEDAVPLWSTVRIGGLDVAERERAVARLRGPRTLSTFPDEIAAAKAELIAVASQDIGEAFALIDSWPPDLRVVMRPFMTHQSGAKTATGTASATIDLLDTILDGRDIVVAGQVVLDGEATVGGAPAHGVLGVPVVLGPEGWSRVLLDPLPPDEDARLAQAAAAIDAATAPWLDPVPAGAGLHAPQEVRA